One Sediminispirochaeta bajacaliforniensis DSM 16054 genomic window, GAGAAAAGCGGGAGGATCGCGCTACCCCATCGACGACGCTAAAACGGTGGAGAAAAAGGATCTGTGCATCGCTATGGATGGCAGAAAAGTCTATAATTTTGCGGTGAGGGTCAACACCGAGCTGATAACTTCGATTCTCGAGCGAAATAAGTTTAGCTTTGAAAATGTCGACTGGGTGATACCTCATCAGGCAAACATCAGGATTATTCAGGCTGCAGCAGGTCGTCTTGGAATCGGTTTGGAGAAGTTTTTCATCAATATTGAAGAGTATGCAAATACATCGGCAGCATCCATACCGATAGCCCTCAATCAGCTTGCCGGAAGTGGGAAACTGAAACGGGGAGACCTCCTGCTCTTTGTCGGCTTTGGGGCCGGACTAACCTACGGCGCGAACCTGCTTCGCTGGTAAAATAGTATGGCACAGCGTACAACAACAGGCACGCTCATCTTTCTCTACCCTGGCCAGGGGGCTCAGTACCCCGGTATGGTACGGGATATCTTCGAAGCAAGCAGCGGTGTCAAAGAGCTTTTCACCCTGGCATCGGATTGTACCGGTATCGATATGAAGGCCCTTCTCTTCGAAGCAGATGAGACGGAGCTAAAGAAGACGGAACATACTCAGGCTGCGATAACCCTTGCGAATATCGCCGTTCGAAAATTTCTCTCCGAATCGGGAATCGAATCTTCTGCCGTTGCCGGCTTCAGCCTTGGCGAATATGCTGCCCTTGCCGATGCAGGGGTTCTGACCGAAGAAGCCGTTTTCAGGCTTGTGGTCGAACGGGGGCGTCTCATGGCCGAAGCAATCGAAGAGGGCGCCGAAGGAGCCATGGCCGCAGTGATCGGTATCGATGCACAAACAGTTGACAAAATAATCGAGGGGATAGAGGGCGTTTACCCTGCAAACTACAACGCCCCCCTTCAGACCGTCATAAGCGGCACCCATAAGGGGCTTGAGAGCGCAGCTACACGCCTAAAAGCGGCCGGTGCACGGAGGGTTGTCCAGCTCAAGGTAGCAGGGCCTTTTCACACCCCACTTCTTGAACGGGCAAGCGCCCGCTTTGCAGAGGTTATCGGTCACTATCAATTTTCTTCCCCGGTAAAGCCTCTGTTCTCCAACGTGACGGGGACGGTAGTGGTTTCTTCAGAAAAAATACGCGCACTCTGCGCAAGACAGATCATTTCGCCGGTACGGTGGACGACTGTTGAATCTTCTATTTGTGAAATGAAACCGACTTTGGCGATTGAATCCGGCCCCGGGAAGGTTCTTTCCGGACTCTGGAAGAGCAGCCCTGCTTCAGTGCCTTGTCTCTCCGTTGACAACAGAGAAGCTGCTCTTGCCGCCCGAACGTTTATTGAGAATAGCTAAGGAGAAAAACGCATGAACGAGAATCAGGGAATCCTGAAGGGAAAAACAGCCATTGTAACAGGTGCCAGTCGGGGAATCGGTGCGGCAATCGTCGAACGCTTTCTCGCCGAAGGTGCCGTTGTCTACGGTTTTAGTCGCAGTAAGGCGGAGTTTCAGGGAGACTTTCACTGGATCAAAGTTGATGTAGGGGATGCGGAAAGCATTGAACAGGGTTTGGAGAAGGTCTTTGAAGCCGTCGGCACACCAGACCTTCTCGTCAACAATGCTGGAATAACCAGGGACGGACTTGTTTTCCGGATGAAAGATAGCGATTGGGAAGATGTACTGAGGATCAACCTTACCAGTGCTTTTAGGATTTCCAAGGGAGTCGCCCTGCGCATGGCCAAGGCCCGTTCCGGGGCAATAGTTAATATATCAAGTGTGGTCGGTATTACCGGCAACGGTGGCCAGACAAACTACGCGGCAAGCAAGGCTGGCCTGATCGGTTTTTCCAAAAGCCTTGCACGAGAATTGGCTTCCCGAGGGGTACGGGTGAATGTAGTTGCCCCGGGCTTTGTCGATACATCTATGACCGAGTCCTTAACCGATACGGTCAAAGAGGAGTTGGCGGGTAAAATACCCCTTGGGCGAACCGCCAAACCGGAGGAAGTTGCAGAAGCAGTACTCTTCCTTGCCTCGGATCACTCCTCATATATCACGGGTCAGGTTCTTGCCGTCGACGGCGGAATGACCATGTAAACATAGAAAAGGGAGCAAAAATATGGAGAACCAGAAACGTCGAGTCGTCGTAACCGGTATGGGGGCGATTACTCCGCTCGGCAATGATGTCGAGTCTACTTGGCAGGCCTTGAAAACGGGGAAAAGCGGTATTGTAAGAAATGATCGCTTTGACATTTCCGAATTTCCCTCGAAGATTGCAGGGCTTGTAAGAGATTTTGAGCCAAACAACTATATGGAAAAAAAGGATGCACGGAAGATGGCCCTGTTTGCACAGTACGGTGTAGCCGCAGCCAGACAGGCACTTGACCAGGCAGCGCTTAGCAGTGGAAATTTCGATCCAGATCGCGCATCGGTGTTCCTAGGAAATGGAATTGGGGGCTTCGAAATCATCGAAGGCGCCTATCGTATCCTTTTTTCCAAGGGACCAAGCAGAATTCCTCCCCTAACGATCCCCAAGTTGATCAGTAACGAAGGGCCTGCTAATGTCGCCATGGTTTTCGGGCTCAAAGGCCCCTGCCAAACCATTACCACCGCTTGCGCCAGCGGAAGCGACGCCATAGGTGCTGCTGTAGCATCCATCCGCAGCGGAAGAAGCGATATTGCAGTCACGGGAGGAACCGAAGGGTGTATCACGGAACTCGGCATTGGCGGATTTTGCATACTTCAAACCCTCTCTACGAAATATAACGATGATCCGACAAGGGCCAGCCGTCCCTTCGATAAGGATCGAGACGGCTTTGTCATAGCCGAAGGTGCCGGTGTTATAGTGCTTGAAGAACTCGAACATGCCAAGGCGCGGGGTGCAAAAATTCTTGCCGAGTTAGCCGGTTATGGTGCAAGTTGTGATGCCTATCATCTAACTTCGCCCGAGCCGGACGGAGAGGGCGCGGCAAAGGCCATGAGGCTTGCCATGGAAGACGGAGAGCTTCGACCGGAAGATATTGATTACGTGAATGCCCACGGTACCAGTACGCCGACAAACGACCCAATTGAAACCAGGGCCATCAAAAAGGCCCTGGGAGAAAGAGCCAGAGAGATACCGGTAACAAGCACAAAATCGATGACAGGACACCTCGTCGGTGCAGCCGGCGGCCTTGAAACCATTATATCCGTCCTTACCATTCGAGACGGCTTTGTTCCCGGCACCATCAACCTTGAGGAGGCGGACCCGGAATGCGATCTCAATTATCTTCCCGGTAAGGGAAAAGAGATGAAAGTGAGGGCAACCCTTTCCAATAGCCTTGGTTTCGGCGGCCACAATGCGGTAGTAGCTGTTAAGGAGTGGAAAGAATGAACCCGAACTTTGAACCAATGACGGCCCCGGTCGATCTGGAAGGAGTAAAAACCCTCCTTCCCCATCGTGATCCCTTTCTCTTTGTCGATAGCCTCCTCGCCTTCAATGAGGAGACAATAGTCGGAGAAAAGCTTTTTGGCGACGATGAATTCTTTTTTCGCGGCCACTTTCCCACCTACCCTGTTGTTCCCGGGGTCCTACTCGTAGAGTCGATGGCCCAGTGCGGAGGTGCCGGTGTAGCCGCTGCCGGTTTTATTCGTAATACCATCTTCCTCCTTGCCGGCGTGGAAAAGGCAAAATTTCGGCGACAGGTGGTACCAGGGGACAAGGTCCGTTTCGAGATCGAAAACAAACGGATCAGCAAGTTGATGATTCGCCAGAAGGGCAAGGCCCTGGTCGGCAACGAGATTGCTGCGGAAGCAGAGTGGTTCTGTATCATGAAGAGCGAAGGAGAATAGACAATGGAACCCAAAATCAGAGGAGCAATCTGCATGAATGCACACCCAAAAGGGTGTGCCGAGGAAACCCGCAGGCAGATACACTGGACACAAGACTATTTTTCGCATCATAAGGCATCAAAGAAACTGAAAAGGGTCCTTGTCATAGGTGCGTCAACGGGATACGGGCTTGCCAGCAGAATAGCCGCAGCCTTCGGCTATGGCGCCGCGACCATCGGCGTTTCGTTTGAAAAAGAACCAAGCGAGAAACGGCCAGCTACCCCGGGGTGGTATAATACCAAGGCCTTTGACGAAGAAGCGAAAAAGGCAGGAATCCCGGCCGTAAGTTTCAACGGCGACGCCTTTTCGAACGAAATGCGGGCAAAGGTCGGGGACGCCCTCAAAAGTCTGGGCGGCCCTGCCGACCTTGTTATCTACAGCCTTGCCTCGGGAGTCAGAACCGACCCTGCCGACGGTACCCTCTATCGATCGGTCCTTAAACCCCTCGGAGAGGTGTACAAAGCCAAATCGGTGGATTTCATCAACGGTCGCCTCGGCGAAGTGGAAATTGCCCCCGCCACCGAAGAAGAAAGACGTGCCACGGTCAAGGTTATGGGCGGCGAAGACTGGCGGCTGTGGATCGATTATCTTGGGGCACAGGGACTCTTGGCCCCCGATGTAAAAACCCTAGCCTACTCATATATCGGGCCCGAGGTAACCCATGCTGTCTATCGTGAAGGAACCATCGGATCGGCAAAAAAGGATTTGGAAGAAACCGCAAAAAGGCTCGACAAGGAACTTTCCGCATCAGGCGGTGGGGCCTATGTGTCGGTTAACAAGGCAGTGGTGACACGTGCAAGTGCCGTCATTCCCGTGGTATCCCTCTATATCAGCCTTCTCTTTAAGGTAATGAAGCAGAAGGGGCTACATGAAGGTTGCATAGAACAGATGGTCAGACTTTTTTCACAGCGCCTTTATAGCGACAAGGCCGTTTCCGTCGATGCAGAGGGCCGCATACGGATCGATGACTGGGAGATGCGGGAGGATATTCAGGAAGAGGTTTCTTCCCTTTGGGAAAGGGTCGACGACGAAAATATTGAAGAGTTGGCCGATCTCGCTGGCTATCGTGAGAATTTTCTGAAGATACACGGATTCTCAGTACCGGGCATCGATTATGATGCTGAAGTAGATTTTCTGGACATATAAGGGAAATTCCTTCTTAAACAGGTTCAGCGTGGGTGATGGAAGCGTACCACCATGTGTACTACCGCCTCACCTGAACCGATATTTTCTATACTATGCTTCACATCACTATGATAGCTGACAAAGTCTCCCTTATGGAGTTCTCCCATATTTGTTCCAGCGTTTACCCGTACCGACCCCGAAATAACTGTTACGAACTCTTCGGTCTTCGGAATATGGGCTTGTGAGTGCAAGACTCCCCCTGCGGTGAGGCTCACCAGATAGATTTCAAGATCCTCAACCATGGAAAACGGAGAAAGAACCTTAATATGGACCCCTTCTTCCTCGGCATCCAATGAAGTGATGTGTTCACTTCGGGACACATGGAAACGTCGTCCTTCATCGTTGTTACTTTTTAGCAAGGTGTTTAGTGATATCTGCAAACCCTGCGCTATCTTCCATATCGTAGCGATTGTGGGGTTTACCTTTTCCGTTTCGATCTGACTCAACATTGCCTTCGACACTCCGCTGACCTGCGAAAGGTGGCCCAAGGTTAATCGTTTTTCTTTTCTAACCTTTTGTATATTCTTCCCTACCTGAGGAGGTCGTTGTTCAGGATCCATGCTCTGTGTCCTCTTATTGCAAGACGAATAGTTCAATATAGCAAATTTCTAATTGATATATTGATTTTTTTTCGTTATAATGAATTAAATTTAACTTACTCTTAAAGCACATACTTGTCAATCAAATAAGGCTTTACCAAGCCATGTAAAGTGCTTACAGTATAAGCTCTTCATCATACTCGGACGGAGGAAGCATTGGGAAATCTGCGAATCGTACTGGTCGAACCCCAGACCGCGGGGAATATCGGTTCGGTCTGTCGTGCAATGAAAAACATGGGAATCCATGATTTGGCGATTGTCGGGGCCCGGAATTACGATGAAAACAGGATTCTGACACTTGCGCTTCATGCGAGGGATATATGGCACAATGCCTTACGGTTTCCGGATATCGACGCGGCCCTCGAGGATTGTGTTTTTTCCGCAGGAATAACACGACGGAGAGGAAAATTTCGTAAATACTTTTCTTTGCTTCCCGAAGAGCTCGCAAAACGGGTCTCTGCGATAGAAAACGGAACGGTGGCTGCTGTTTTCGGAAGAGAGGCAGATGGACTTAGGGACGATGAACTTGCACGCTGTTCCGTGGCGGTCCACATCCCTTCAAGTCCGGATTTTCCGAGTCTGAATCTTTCCCACGCCGTGCAAATTATCTGCTACGAGCTCTTTCGCTGCAGGACTCCGTCATCGGTTACCTTTCAGCCAATCAAGCGAAAGGATGTCGATAAGGTTGCCGCCACAATCGTTGACAATTTCGATGCTATCGGTTTTTTTAAACAGGACGAGAAAGACGAGGTCCGTATCTTCTTTCATGATATTCTTACACGCGCTGCCCTAAGTGCAAAGGAAGCAAAGCGAATCGAGAAAATGTTTCGAAAAATGGCGGGGATCAAGCTTCACAAAGGCTAAAAAGAAGGAGCAAAGCGTCAGACCTCTTCCAACTCCTCAAGGTTTTCCGTCATCTCATCTTCTATCGTAGCTCTATGCTGGTATTCAAGAACACTTGTCCGGATGCTGATAAAAACCATGGGATAAATGTAATTGAAAAAGTGGCTTCTTTGATAGGTCCTCTTTTCTCGATATGAGTTCTCCATCGTCATCCACTCCTGCATCTTTTTCATGTAGGAATCATAGTTTTCAAAATCGATTTTCGGCTTGGTAGGCAAATCATCTTCTTTGATAAGGTCCTGAAGCGTTCCGAAAAGCTCGAACATGGAAAAAAGCGAATAGCCGTCTCCCATGGCCCGTTCTGCAGCCTTCTTGTCTCCGTCGAACTTACCCAGAAGGGCTTCCCAACGCCGAGGCAGCATATAGCTCACCATCTCACCAATTTTCAGATCAATTCCCTTATCTTTAAAGAGGAGGCCGAGGCCGTTGATGACGAAACGATTACCACGGTAGTACTGGAGCATCGACACGATACGATCCGCCCCTTCCTCACCCTTCTCCAAAAGCAGATTTGCCTGGTTCTTCAGAGCCTCGGGAAGTCCGGGGTTTACCTGGACACTATAGGTCTTGAATTCGGCATTCCGTTTATCCTTAAGTCGAACCAGGCTTTTTTGGAACAACTCCTCTTTAGTGATATCCCTGAAGGCACCAAAAAGAGCCTCGGCCTCCCGCTTGAAACGTCGGTAATATTCATCGGCGGTGCCAGTCTTTTCCAGAATAGAAAAGAGGTCGTCACTGATCCGGAATCCACCGATCGGTGCCGTAGATTCCATTCGTTTTGCCTTGATTACCGGCTCACCGATGACATCCCATTGTCTCGCCCCATCCGGTCCGAAATTGCCAATGGTAACCTCTCCTATATTGGCTCCGATACGAATTCGAATCTGGAAGAAAGCATTGATGGCCTGCCCCAAATCATGGCTGGTCCTCAAGGCACCAATAATATCAAAAGCCCGTTTGACAGACTCTCTGGTTTCGTCGTCGGCATCGAAGAGAAAGCGATCGTTTGCCTGGTTGAAGAGAAAGGCCACCCGTTGCATCTCCACACAGGTATAAAAAAGTTCCTTTGCAATGTAACGTTCCGTCTGCTCATGATCCAGCTCCCGCACCGAAGGGTCGATCAGGCCGCCGAAATGGAACATGATCGAATCTCCTTCGATCTTATTGAGAAAACCTCCGTGGCGTTTCAAGACGGAGTTGAACGCCGCATAAAGGCCGTTAAGAACAATCTGATTTTCCTTCGGACTCAAGAATTTGCTGAGATAGGTATAGTCGGCAATATCAATAAAACCAATACCGATCACCTGTTCCTGACTTGAACTGGGGATTTCTCCATTCTCGATTATTGCAGAGATCAGCTGTTTGGGGAGATAAAACTCCTCGATCTCCTTTCGGAAACTGATTTCCCGACTTGCTTTTTCCAGAGCAAAAGCGGAATCTCTTGCAGCAACCAGATTGTTAATAGCCTCAAGCTGCCGATCCAGGGAGGGTTCACTCTTCTCCAGTTCGGCAATAAGCAGCCGTATCTCTTCCACCCGATGGTCGTCGGCATCCGTAAGCCCGTTGTTTTTCAATAGTTCACGAAGATAGAAAATCACATAGGAAGGAGCCGCTTGATGTCTGCCTGCAACATCCCTGGCATGGGCAAGCAAGTCGTCAAGATCGAAAAAGGTGGTACCGCTCTGTTCGATGACATTCCCTTCCATGTGCTTAATAGTAACACAAGCCTCCTCTATTGGAAAGCATCTGATCTTCCTGTTCCCCTCTTGCCGAAAAAAGATTCTTGCTGGTACATTCTTTCTATGGATAGACAAAAAAATCAAACTGAATTTTACTCCCCTTTTGCTCATATTCCGGGGAAATATGAATGGTGTAGAATACACAGCCACAGCCACGGAACTCTTGACACCTTTATCGTGATTCAAAGTACCACGGACCAGCCCGTTACCGTGTATGTAAACAGTGCAAATGGAGAAGCCTTCATGGCCGATCGCTATCCCGAAAGCTGCTGCATTCGAGTTCCACAAGAGGATCTTCGAATTCACAGCTCAAACGGCGGCCGGGTGATAAGCGGCTTGCTCAGTTCCGATCGGGGCGATATACGCGAAGCCTTTATGCTTTTTCATGCCTCGCAGCACGTGCTTCCTGTCGAATCCGTTTACGGAGGGCATAATTTCAGAGTATGGGGCAGTAGATGGACTTGCAGCGGAATCGATCTGGAATTAGAGGCCTGGGTAGAGGGGCGCATACGTTCAGAAAACGAAACAATGGTTCTGGAAGGCGAAAAAGCGGTTATAACATGCGGAAGCTACGGGATCATCAAGAAGCTCGCTTGATCAGCCTTTACGGTGTGCACTACATCAGCAACTGTAGTGCGCCGATTATCCCGCCCAAAAGCGCCCCGAATAGATTGATATACTTAAGGTGAGTTGCAATCACCACCAGCAACAGGTCTTCCACCTGTTCTA contains:
- the fabG gene encoding 3-oxoacyl-[acyl-carrier-protein] reductase, whose amino-acid sequence is MNENQGILKGKTAIVTGASRGIGAAIVERFLAEGAVVYGFSRSKAEFQGDFHWIKVDVGDAESIEQGLEKVFEAVGTPDLLVNNAGITRDGLVFRMKDSDWEDVLRINLTSAFRISKGVALRMAKARSGAIVNISSVVGITGNGGQTNYAASKAGLIGFSKSLARELASRGVRVNVVAPGFVDTSMTESLTDTVKEELAGKIPLGRTAKPEEVAEAVLFLASDHSSYITGQVLAVDGGMTM
- the fabV gene encoding enoyl-ACP reductase FabV: MEPKIRGAICMNAHPKGCAEETRRQIHWTQDYFSHHKASKKLKRVLVIGASTGYGLASRIAAAFGYGAATIGVSFEKEPSEKRPATPGWYNTKAFDEEAKKAGIPAVSFNGDAFSNEMRAKVGDALKSLGGPADLVIYSLASGVRTDPADGTLYRSVLKPLGEVYKAKSVDFINGRLGEVEIAPATEEERRATVKVMGGEDWRLWIDYLGAQGLLAPDVKTLAYSYIGPEVTHAVYREGTIGSAKKDLEETAKRLDKELSASGGGAYVSVNKAVVTRASAVIPVVSLYISLLFKVMKQKGLHEGCIEQMVRLFSQRLYSDKAVSVDAEGRIRIDDWEMREDIQEEVSSLWERVDDENIEELADLAGYRENFLKIHGFSVPGIDYDAEVDFLDI
- the fabZ gene encoding 3-hydroxyacyl-ACP dehydratase FabZ — protein: MNPNFEPMTAPVDLEGVKTLLPHRDPFLFVDSLLAFNEETIVGEKLFGDDEFFFRGHFPTYPVVPGVLLVESMAQCGGAGVAAAGFIRNTIFLLAGVEKAKFRRQVVPGDKVRFEIENKRISKLMIRQKGKALVGNEIAAEAEWFCIMKSEGE
- a CDS encoding RNA methyltransferase, which gives rise to MGNLRIVLVEPQTAGNIGSVCRAMKNMGIHDLAIVGARNYDENRILTLALHARDIWHNALRFPDIDAALEDCVFSAGITRRRGKFRKYFSLLPEELAKRVSAIENGTVAAVFGREADGLRDDELARCSVAVHIPSSPDFPSLNLSHAVQIICYELFRCRTPSSVTFQPIKRKDVDKVAATIVDNFDAIGFFKQDEKDEVRIFFHDILTRAALSAKEAKRIEKMFRKMAGIKLHKG
- a CDS encoding adenylate/guanylate cyclase domain-containing protein produces the protein MEGNVIEQSGTTFFDLDDLLAHARDVAGRHQAAPSYVIFYLRELLKNNGLTDADDHRVEEIRLLIAELEKSEPSLDRQLEAINNLVAARDSAFALEKASREISFRKEIEEFYLPKQLISAIIENGEIPSSSQEQVIGIGFIDIADYTYLSKFLSPKENQIVLNGLYAAFNSVLKRHGGFLNKIEGDSIMFHFGGLIDPSVRELDHEQTERYIAKELFYTCVEMQRVAFLFNQANDRFLFDADDETRESVKRAFDIIGALRTSHDLGQAINAFFQIRIRIGANIGEVTIGNFGPDGARQWDVIGEPVIKAKRMESTAPIGGFRISDDLFSILEKTGTADEYYRRFKREAEALFGAFRDITKEELFQKSLVRLKDKRNAEFKTYSVQVNPGLPEALKNQANLLLEKGEEGADRIVSMLQYYRGNRFVINGLGLLFKDKGIDLKIGEMVSYMLPRRWEALLGKFDGDKKAAERAMGDGYSLFSMFELFGTLQDLIKEDDLPTKPKIDFENYDSYMKKMQEWMTMENSYREKRTYQRSHFFNYIYPMVFISIRTSVLEYQHRATIEDEMTENLEELEEV
- a CDS encoding ACP S-malonyltransferase, which produces MAQRTTTGTLIFLYPGQGAQYPGMVRDIFEASSGVKELFTLASDCTGIDMKALLFEADETELKKTEHTQAAITLANIAVRKFLSESGIESSAVAGFSLGEYAALADAGVLTEEAVFRLVVERGRLMAEAIEEGAEGAMAAVIGIDAQTVDKIIEGIEGVYPANYNAPLQTVISGTHKGLESAATRLKAAGARRVVQLKVAGPFHTPLLERASARFAEVIGHYQFSSPVKPLFSNVTGTVVVSSEKIRALCARQIISPVRWTTVESSICEMKPTLAIESGPGKVLSGLWKSSPASVPCLSVDNREAALAARTFIENS
- the fabF gene encoding beta-ketoacyl-ACP synthase II; amino-acid sequence: MENQKRRVVVTGMGAITPLGNDVESTWQALKTGKSGIVRNDRFDISEFPSKIAGLVRDFEPNNYMEKKDARKMALFAQYGVAAARQALDQAALSSGNFDPDRASVFLGNGIGGFEIIEGAYRILFSKGPSRIPPLTIPKLISNEGPANVAMVFGLKGPCQTITTACASGSDAIGAAVASIRSGRSDIAVTGGTEGCITELGIGGFCILQTLSTKYNDDPTRASRPFDKDRDGFVIAEGAGVIVLEELEHAKARGAKILAELAGYGASCDAYHLTSPEPDGEGAAKAMRLAMEDGELRPEDIDYVNAHGTSTPTNDPIETRAIKKALGERAREIPVTSTKSMTGHLVGAAGGLETIISVLTIRDGFVPGTINLEEADPECDLNYLPGKGKEMKVRATLSNSLGFGGHNAVVAVKEWKE
- a CDS encoding helix-turn-helix domain-containing protein; translation: MDPEQRPPQVGKNIQKVRKEKRLTLGHLSQVSGVSKAMLSQIETEKVNPTIATIWKIAQGLQISLNTLLKSNNDEGRRFHVSRSEHITSLDAEEEGVHIKVLSPFSMVEDLEIYLVSLTAGGVLHSQAHIPKTEEFVTVISGSVRVNAGTNMGELHKGDFVSYHSDVKHSIENIGSGEAVVHMVVRFHHPR